GGATCCCCGAGGTCGCCGAGGAGATCGCCTCGCTGCCGGGCATCACCGAGGTGTACTCGGTGACGGGCTCGATCGACCTGATCGCGGTGCTCCGCGTCCGCTCCCACGAGGAGGTGGCCACCCTGGTGGCCGACCGGCTCAACAAGGTGCCCGGGATCCTCGACACCGAGACCCACATCGCCTTCCGGGCCTACTCCAGCCACGACCTGGAGGCAGCGTTCTCCCTCGGGGTGGAGTGAGCGTGGTCTCCCCCGACGCGGTGCGACCCCCGGCGCAGGAGGTACCCCTCCGCACCTCGGCCCGGGCGGGGCTGGCCGCGCTGGCCGCGATCACCCTGCTGGCCTGCCTTCTGACCGGCTGGCTGATGGCCCCGCCCGATCCCGAGCCGCTGCCGGTGGAGCGGCGCGCCACCGGCTGAGGCACGCCCCGACGTCCGTCCCACGGGCGTGTCCCGCCCGGCCGGCGGTCGCACAGGTGAAGCGCCCGGGGGACCGGCAGCGTGGCGAGCCCGG
The sequence above is a segment of the Auraticoccus monumenti genome. Coding sequences within it:
- a CDS encoding Lrp/AsnC family transcriptional regulator; this encodes MITAIVFVEAEVARIPEVAEEIASLPGITEVYSVTGSIDLIAVLRVRSHEEVATLVADRLNKVPGILDTETHIAFRAYSSHDLEAAFSLGVE